Part of the Kitasatospora sp. NBC_01266 genome, CCGTACGTGCCGGGCCCGTACATCTACGCGGACGAGCTGGCGGTGGCGATGGACGGCGGGGTGACGATGGAGGGCCGGCTGCTGGTGGCCCGGCTGCCGGTGGACTGAGACCGACCGGCAGCGCGGGGGCGGACGCCGGGCTCAGTCCCGGGCGCGGGCGACCGTGATGTAGGCCGTGTTCAGCAACGTGATCACGGCGAAGACCAGGGCCCAGGCCGGACCCTTGACGCCGCCGAGGGCCAGCGCGGCGCCCCCGAAGACCAGCGCCTTGACGAGAAGCACGCCCGACACCGGCAGCTTCACCGAGGCCTTGGGCGCGGCGTACCGCCCCCACAGGACGGCGGCCAGCAGCGGCAGACCGATCGCGAGCAGCAGGTGGACGGCGGTGTCGGGGCCGGTCCGGTATCCCCACCAGGCGAGGAAGCCGAGCGCGGCCAACTCCAGGAAGAAGGCCAGGACATCGTTCAAGGCACGCAGGCCATTGGTCGACATGGCCCGCACATTACGGGAATTCCGGTAACCCGGACCTGAGTTTGCCTTGAGCCCGACGTCCGGCCGGCTCTCCCGCGGTGGTTCAGAGCTCGCGGGCGAAGTGCAGGGCCACGATCGCCATCCGGCGGGCGTGGTAGAACCGGTGCGCGCCGTGGTTGGCGACGCCGGAGTCCAGTTCGACCCGCACGCAGCCCAACCGCCGGGCGCGGTCCTCCAGCTGGGCGAGCAGGTGGGCGCCGACCCCGCTGGAGCGCGCGTCGGGATCGGTGACCAGGTCGTCCACGAGGAGCAGCCGCCCCCGGCTGGTGGCCAGGATCCGGTGCGCCGCCACCGCCCGGCAGCGCCCGCGCGGGTCGTAGGCGGCCGTGAAGACCAGGCCCTGGCCGTGCGCCTCGGCGGCGAACGCGGCGAACTCCGCCCGCCCCAGCCCCGGCCGCAGCAGCCGGATCAGCGGGGCGACGTCGCGCTCCAACTCCACCTGGTCCGGCGTCACATCACAGACGATCAGCTCCATGGCGCACCACCTTACGCAGCCGCC contains:
- a CDS encoding YrdB family protein, which encodes MSTNGLRALNDVLAFFLELAALGFLAWWGYRTGPDTAVHLLLAIGLPLLAAVLWGRYAAPKASVKLPVSGVLLVKALVFGGAALALGGVKGPAWALVFAVITLLNTAYITVARARD
- a CDS encoding GNAT family N-acetyltransferase — protein: MELIVCDVTPDQVELERDVAPLIRLLRPGLGRAEFAAFAAEAHGQGLVFTAAYDPRGRCRAVAAHRILATSRGRLLLVDDLVTDPDARSSGVGAHLLAQLEDRARRLGCVRVELDSGVANHGAHRFYHARRMAIVALHFAREL